The following is a genomic window from Chitinophaga caseinilytica.
TGATTTTCACGTGTGAATATTGCATCCTTTGCGCATAACGGTAGAAAAGCCAATGGTCCGGCAATGGTAGGTACAATTGCGTTTTTTTAATGTTGGTCGTCGAATGATTGGTCCTTTTTTCCTTCCGTCTATTACGGTCCAGGGATGTTTTGGCGGCAGGGTGTTAACCCCCGCAAATCAAAGGTAGTACATCACTTCAACACATATTCTGTAGACTAAAAGGGTAATCTGGAGGTGGTTAAATCTGCGTCGCCAGGAGTTGCTTGAGGTCGTCCAGTGTATTGATCTCAGACACCGGCTTGTCTCGCCGCCAGCGGTGTATCCGGGGGAAACGCAGTGCGATGCCCGATTTGTGCCGGTTGCTCGCCGCGATCCCTTCGAAAGCGATCTCGAACACCAGCTCTGGCTTCACCGTGCGGACAGGCCCGAATTTCTCCACCGCATGCCGTTTCACCCAGGCGTCCACTTCCCCGATTTCCGCATCCGTCAACCCCGAATAAGCCTTCGCGAAAGGCACAAGCTGATCGCCGTTGCGCACGGCGAAAGTATAATCGGTATAAAGGTTCGAACGGCGGCCATGGCCTTTCTGGGCATACACCATCACTGCATCCACCGTAAACGGATCGATCTTCCATTTCCACCAATCACCACGCCGGCGGCCCACCTGGTACGCGGATCCCGCGTTTTTCAGCATCACGCCCTCGCTATTGTTGCCCCGGCTCTGTTCACGAAGCACCGCCAATTCCTCCCAATCCCCGTATCCGATCAACGGAGAAATCCGCAACGCCGGCCGGTCCACGGATTTCACCAGCGTTTCCAGCAGCGCCCGGCGCTCACGGAGCGGAAGCGGCCGGATATCCTGCCCTTCCCATTCCATCAGATCGTACGCCAAAAGCGCCACCGGCGCGTCTTGCAGCTGCTTTTTCGTGAGATTTTTACGGCCGATGCGGGTTTGCAGGTTTTGAAAGGGCAGCGGCCGCTGGAGCACTGTATCCCAGGCCAAAATCTCGCCGTCAACGACCGTTCCGTCGGGCAAATAATCGAGTAGTCCGGCGATTTCGGGGAATTTGTCGGTAATCAGTTCCTCGCCCCTCGACCACAAAAATACCTGTCCGTTCCGGCGGATCAACTGCCCGCGGATGCCGTCCCATTTCCATTCGGCCTGCCAGTCGGCCGGCGCACCCAGGCCCGAGGGACCACCTTCCAGCGCATGCGCCAGAAAGAAAGGATAAGGCCGGGAATCGTCCGGATTGCTGTGGCGGTCGTGCAACAGCTGCGGCAGCGTGGTTGCGCGGGGATCCCAATTCCCGCCGATCATATGGCTGACCACCGCGCCCTCCATACCGTAAGCCTTCGCAATGGCGTTGACGATCGTACCCTGCGACACCCCGATCCTGAACCCGCCCGTGATCAGCTTGTTAAAAACGAATCTTTCACCCGGCTGCAGCTGCTCCCAGGCATTGCGGATGAATGCGGATTTCTCCGCTTCGGGCGCCTTTTCCAGCGAAATCAACGCCTCCATCCAGAAATGCAGCGGCAGGGCGCCGTCCCGCTTCTCGGGCGGCGGCAACAGCAGCGCGATGGTTTCGGCCAGGTCGCCCACGGTATGGTAACATTCGTTGAACAACCATTCGGGAAGGCCCGTGGCCTCGCGGCACCAAAGGCGCAACTGTGTGGAATTGACGGTGCGCTTGGGTTTCCGTCCGGTAAAAAGCGCGAGCACCCAGGCGGCGTCGCGCTCGTCGGCCGTGGAAAAATATTGGCTGAGCAGCTCCAGTTTTTCGTTCGTTTTGGTGCTGTGCGAAAGGTCTGATATGAGTTGGGAGAACTGGTGCATCAGGCGGTGGTTTCGGTTTCTTCTTCGCCGCCGAACGCCGTGCGCACGGCTTCCGCGGGTATGTCGTTTTCCTGGAGGTAACGCGCCAGCACGCTGCTGAACCCATGGGTGACGAACACTTTTTCCGCGCCGGTGTTGCTGATCGTTTGCAGCAATCCCGGCCAATCGGCATGGTCGGAAATCGCGAAACCTGCATCGGCGTTCATTCTCCGGGTGTTCCCGCGTACCTGCATCCATCCGCTGCAAACGCCGAGCGAATAGGGCGAGAATTTTTTCATCCACGCAGAATCCGCCGCGGATGGCGGTGCGATGATGAGCTGGTCTTTCATTTCGCTTTTGTTCGTTTCCGGGGTGATCAGCTCCACCGGCGGTAGGGGCCATCCTGCTGAAAGCAGCGCCTGCTGCGCGTTGTAGATCGCGCCATGCACGAAAAACCGTTTCCCCGTAGGTGCCAGGTTGTATAACAGCCGCTGCGCCTTTCCGAGGCTGTACGCCACCAGGATGCTTTGTTTGCCCGCAGCTTCGTTCTCCCGCATCCAGCTTTCGATATCGCTGAAAATCGCCGTCTGCGGCC
Proteins encoded in this region:
- a CDS encoding ATP-dependent DNA ligase — its product is MHQFSQLISDLSHSTKTNEKLELLSQYFSTADERDAAWVLALFTGRKPKRTVNSTQLRLWCREATGLPEWLFNECYHTVGDLAETIALLLPPPEKRDGALPLHFWMEALISLEKAPEAEKSAFIRNAWEQLQPGERFVFNKLITGGFRIGVSQGTIVNAIAKAYGMEGAVVSHMIGGNWDPRATTLPQLLHDRHSNPDDSRPYPFFLAHALEGGPSGLGAPADWQAEWKWDGIRGQLIRRNGQVFLWSRGEELITDKFPEIAGLLDYLPDGTVVDGEILAWDTVLQRPLPFQNLQTRIGRKNLTKKQLQDAPVALLAYDLMEWEGQDIRPLPLRERRALLETLVKSVDRPALRISPLIGYGDWEELAVLREQSRGNNSEGVMLKNAGSAYQVGRRRGDWWKWKIDPFTVDAVMVYAQKGHGRRSNLYTDYTFAVRNGDQLVPFAKAYSGLTDAEIGEVDAWVKRHAVEKFGPVRTVKPELVFEIAFEGIAASNRHKSGIALRFPRIHRWRRDKPVSEINTLDDLKQLLATQI
- a CDS encoding ligase-associated DNA damage response exonuclease, with product MQPVLTFTEGGIYCPAGGFYIDPWKPADRAVITHAHADHARTGSRHYLCTNDSVSLLQLRLGKDISVQGAGWGETVRIGGAEVSFYPAGHMIGSAQVKVTVDGQTWVASGDYKTENDGISGAFEPVKCHTFITESTFGLPIYRWRPQTAIFSDIESWMRENEAAGKQSILVAYSLGKAQRLLYNLAPTGKRFFVHGAIYNAQQALLSAGWPLPPVELITPETNKSEMKDQLIIAPPSAADSAWMKKFSPYSLGVCSGWMQVRGNTRRMNADAGFAISDHADWPGLLQTISNTGAEKVFVTHGFSSVLARYLQENDIPAEAVRTAFGGEEETETTA